ACGAGATCGTCACCGCCACGTTCCCCCTGGAGGAGGCGGCCAAGGCCTTCGCCGCCTCCCTGGCCCCGGAACACGTCAAGGTGCTGGTCACCGTGGAAGCGCCCTAGTGGCCGCTGAGAGCGGCCGACCGGGCCGGGCGGAAGCCGGGAGGCGTCGGCAGGCGACGCCTCCCGGCTCCTCCCCACCCGTGTGCGAGACTTCGAGGTCGAAACCTCGCGGCGCCGCCACGCACCGCGAGGCTGACGCAGCACGGCCCGCCCCCAGCCGCGCGCCGGACACAGGAAACGAAGGGGAGGGAGAGCCGTAGTGGTCGCCAGGACCCGGTCGTCGCAGGCCGCTGTGGAGGAGCGGCGTCAGGCCGTCCTACGCCATGTCGTGGAACACGGCGAGACCCGCATAGACGAGCTCGCCGACCACTTCGGCGTCAGCCTGATGACGATGCACCGCGACCTCGACGACCTCGCCAAGCGTTCCCTTCTCCGCAAGGAACGCGGCCGGGCCGTCCCCTTCCCCGCGGTGACCATGGAGACAGCGACCCGCTTCCGCGAGAGCACCGCCCTCGCGGCGAAGGCCGCTGTCTGCCGCGCCGCGCTCGGCCGCATCAGGCCCGGCAGCACGGTCCTCATGGACGACTCCACCACCCTGTTCCCCCTGGCCCCCGCCCTCGCGGAACTCGACCGGCTGACCGTCGTCACCAATTCGGTGGGCCTGGCGCAGCGGCTCGGCTCCGCCCCCGGAGTGCAGGTCGCCCTGCTCGGCGGGCGGTATCACGGCGACTTCAACTCCTGCACGGGCCCCGAGGTGACCCGCGCCCTCTCCCGTATCCGCGCCGACGTGGCCCTGATGTCAGCCACCGCCGTCCTCTCGGGCCAGCTCTTCCACCCTCTGAGCGAGTACGTCGAGGTCAAGCTGGCCATGCTCGCCTCCGCCGAGCGGGCCCTGCTCCTCGTGGATCATTCGAAGTTCGGCAAGACCGCCACCCACGCGTACGGCACGGTGGCCGACTACGAGACCGTCATCACCGACACCGGCACCTCCGACGCGGAGATCGCGGCCCTGAAAAGCCTCGGTGTTCCGGTCGAAACAGTCGATCCCGGAGACAACACGCCGTGATACACGCCCTGTTCGAAACCCCCAGCGCCTACCGGCCCACCGCCGCGCAGATGGCCGCTCCCGTCCCGCCGGTCGAGGCCGTCCTCTTCGACTTCAGCAACACGATCTTCCAGATGATCGACCTGGAGACGTGGCTGCACCGAGTCGGCGCGGCATGCGGCCGTGCAGCCGCGCTGGACGAGGAGGGCGCCGTGCCCGAGATCGCACGGCAGTTGCGGGACGCTTTCCGGCTGCCCGCCGTCGCCGCCCTCCAAGAGGGCCGCGACCTCTCCTCACACCAGCACCGCCGTGCCATGCGCGGCTGGTGGGAGCACGTAGACTTCCTGCGGGGCGTCGAGGAAACGGCCTATGGGGAACTCACCGCCCCCGACGCCTGGCTGCCCTACTCCGACACCCAGCCCACACTCCGTGCCCTGCGCGCCCGCGGACTGCGCATCGGCATCGTCAGCGACTTCGCCTGGGACCTGCGGGTCCACTTGGCCCACGCCGGGCTGGAGGACCTGATCGACGTCTGCGTCATCTCCTGCGAGGTAGGCCGCGAAAAGCCCGATCCACAACTGTTCCTCAAGGCGTGCGCAGACCTCGGCGCCGACCCCCGCGCCACCCTCATGGTCGGCGACAACCCGGTTCGCGACGGCGCCGCCACAGCCTGCGGCCTGCGTGCCTACATCCTTCCGGCCGAACAACGCACCGGCGACCGGGGCCTGGCCGAAGTCCTCCGGCTCGTGGCCTGACCTACCGCCCGGCGACGGCTGGAGACGAGGGGGCGGCGAACGCCCCTCCACTATCGCGCCCGGGACCCGTAAGGAAAACGTGTGGCGCGTCGCCGCTCGGTGAGCCGCAGTTGCCGCTCGCGCACGCTGCCTCCGCTTGAGGGCCGTGCGGTCGACCCGCACAGAGGCGTCAGGACGCCACCGGCGGAGTCCGGCGGCTCACCGCGCCGTGCTCGGCGAGCGCGGCGCGGTGTCACCGGCACCGTTGCCCAGAGGTAGGCGACGGAGCGCGCCCATGCGTGCCGTCAGGTACGGGTCGTGAGGATGCTGAGCGTGTTGGCGGCGACGATGGCTGAAATGGCGGCCCACTCGGTCCAGCCCAGGCTCTGGCCCAGGACGATCCAGCCGACCACGGCCGCCAGGACGGGGTTGACGCTCATGAAGAGCCCGAAGGTCTGGGCCGGTACCCGGCGCAGGGTGACGAGGTCTGCCAGATACGGGACAGCTGAGGAGAGGACGCCGGCGGCGAGGGCGTAAGCGGCTGCCCCCGCGGTCGGAGGATGCTCGACGACCAGGACGATTCCGACCGGCAGGAACATCAGGGCGGAGAATCCGGAGGCGGCCGCCGATCCTTGCACTCCGGGGATGCGTCGGCCGACGGTGCGGTTGAGCAGGATGTACGACGCCCAGCAAACGGCGGCCAGCAGCCCGAGGCCCATCCCCAGATAGTCGGTGGAAGGCTGCGGGCGCATCAGCGTGACGACGCCCGCCGCGGC
This is a stretch of genomic DNA from Streptomyces hawaiiensis. It encodes these proteins:
- a CDS encoding HAD family hydrolase, with translation MIHALFETPSAYRPTAAQMAAPVPPVEAVLFDFSNTIFQMIDLETWLHRVGAACGRAAALDEEGAVPEIARQLRDAFRLPAVAALQEGRDLSSHQHRRAMRGWWEHVDFLRGVEETAYGELTAPDAWLPYSDTQPTLRALRARGLRIGIVSDFAWDLRVHLAHAGLEDLIDVCVISCEVGREKPDPQLFLKACADLGADPRATLMVGDNPVRDGAATACGLRAYILPAEQRTGDRGLAEVLRLVA
- a CDS encoding DeoR/GlpR family DNA-binding transcription regulator, with protein sequence MVARTRSSQAAVEERRQAVLRHVVEHGETRIDELADHFGVSLMTMHRDLDDLAKRSLLRKERGRAVPFPAVTMETATRFRESTALAAKAAVCRAALGRIRPGSTVLMDDSTTLFPLAPALAELDRLTVVTNSVGLAQRLGSAPGVQVALLGGRYHGDFNSCTGPEVTRALSRIRADVALMSATAVLSGQLFHPLSEYVEVKLAMLASAERALLLVDHSKFGKTATHAYGTVADYETVITDTGTSDAEIAALKSLGVPVETVDPGDNTP
- a CDS encoding EamA family transporter; amino-acid sequence: MQAAPGRSAGPAHQTVTSPSAPKPFGKRLAGVVTMLGSGLSNQTGAAIGSLAFPVLGPIGVVAVRQYVAAIVLVAVGRPRLRTFTKEQWWPVLLLALVFGTMNLSLYSAIDRIGLGLAVTLEFLGPLSIALAASRRRVDACCALIAAAGVVTLMRPQPSTDYLGMGLGLLAAVCWASYILLNRTVGRRIPGVQGSAAASGFSALMFLPVGIVLVVEHPPTAGAAAYALAAGVLSSAVPYLADLVTLRRVPAQTFGLFMSVNPVLAAVVGWIVLGQSLGWTEWAAISAIVAANTLSILTTRT